In the Natrinema sp. CBA1119 genome, CGCGGGGATCGCGCTCAACGCGATCGCGTTCGCGAACGCCGTCATGAACGGGTCGTGGCTGTTCGCCGGCGTGTTCGCGTTCGTCGCCGTGTACCTCGTGGTTCGACTGCGGATGGGGATCCCCGATACCAGTAGCAACAATTGAACCGTGCGATCGGGGGTGCAGCGCGTCACGCCGTCCCCGCCGCCAATGCGTCCCTTTTCAACGCCGCCGATCGAACGGGGGCGTATGAGAGCGCGTCGATCGCAGCCCGTCGAACCGGTGAGCGAACTGCGACTCGAGACCGGAACGAAGAGGGAGTTCGAATGAACGAACGACGGTTACGACCGGTGTATCTGGTCGCCGTCGGGCTCAGCGCGTACGCGTTCTGGTACTTCGCCTCGCTCGGCGACTATCTGTACGCCGGCCCGTTCGCGCTCGTGGTCGCGTTCTCCATCGCTCGCCTTCGGGTACTGACCGCCGACTCCTGACGGCCGAGCGTCGAGACGCTCGCGAATCCGCGGGAACGGACCCGAATGAGGTGAGACCGAAACGGTGAACCGCCGGGACGATCCGAGAAACGGAGAGTAGCTACGTCGAGTTCTCGCGGAAGACCCGGTACGCGCCCTGTCCGATCGCGACAGCTTTCGTCTCGCCGTCGGGTGCCGTACTCTCGACGGTGATCTCGCTGACGCCGACGCTGCCGCCGACCCGGATCACGTCCGCGGTCGCCACGAGATCCCCCGTCGCCGGCCGGAGGTAGTTGACGTTCAGGTTGATCGTCGCGATCCGCGTCCCGAAGGGATCGTCCATCGCCGTTCGCAGCGACAGGCCGCCAACGGTGTCGATAAGGGTGGCGGCGACGCCGCCGTGGAGATCCGCCTGCTCGTCGGGCGCGGCGTTCGGCCGCGTGTTCGTCAGTTTCTCGTCGTAGGGGATCGACATCGTCATCGTCCCCTCGCCGACGTTGTCGACGGTCGTGCCGAGCCACGAGAGGAACTCCTGATTCTCCTCGAGGAAGTACTGGAGCATCGCCTCCGGGTCGTCGAACTCGTCGACTGCATCCATCGTCGGCGCGCCGTCGGTCATAGCCATCCGTCTGTCGGCGACGGTCTTGACAGCTACGTTTCCAGACCTGTCCGTTGTCGGGCGTTCACTCGGCCGCGAACCGGAGACGACCTCGAGCGGACGGCCGGGGAGACGCTACCATCGTCGGTCCTGCGGCGGAGGACGGACTCAGTCAGGGACGTCACCGGTCTCCGCTCGAGCGAACGCGCACTCGAACCCGCTCGCCGCGTTCGAACTCGCGATCCGGACAGATCAGCTTTGCACCGAAGTCCTCGTCTCGAGCGTAGAACAGCGACAGCCCGGTGATGGCCTCGCCGTTCGCGGTGACGGTCACGTCGTCCCACGCGATCGTGCGGCCGTCGGCCACGCCGAGTCGGTCGCCGTTCAGCGAGACGACGTGATCGGCTCCGTTCCCCGCGGGCGAATCGGTCGGCTCGAGCAGTCCGCCGCCGTCGTAGTGTGGCAGTCCGCCGTCGAGGACGCCGCCACCGTCGGCTCGCACGCCGACGAACTCGGTTCCCGGGTCGGGGTGTGCGGGCGCGTCGAGGACCGCGTACGTGTCGCCGCTCGAGACGACTCGGCCGGTGCCGTCCCACTCGAGGGGGCGGACCGACACCCCGAGTTCGATCGGGAGCGATCCAGTCGCTCGATAGGGGTTCTGATCCAGCCCGCGAAAGCCGACGTGGAGGTGGTTGTCGACCCACGGCGCAAAGAAGCCGGCCCGGACGAGTCGGCCCAGCGAGTCGCCCGGTTCGACCCGGTCGCCCGCCTCGACCGAGGGATCGACGTGGAGGATTCGGACCGTCAGCCCGGACAGCGGGCTGGAATCCGCGGGCTCGAGCAGAATCAGGTGATCGTGCTCGGGCGCGTAGGGTTTCGGCGGCGCGCGGACGGTGCGCGTCTCCCGGACCGTGCCGGCGACCGGACTCGGCGCGGCGGTGGTTCGACCGTCGGTCAGCGTCCCGGGATACAAATCGATCGCACAGCCCCCGTCGTGGGCGGGGTACGGCGAGTTGTACAGCGAAAATCGCTCGTAGCGCGCCAGCACGGTCTCGGGAAGCGTGACGGCCATCGTTCATCGTGATCTGGACGGCGGGAGCGTTTAGTCTCACCGGGTTCAACGGTTCGGTATGCGCGTCGTTCGCGGACGGAGGGACACGCTCGCGGCCGACCGAGACGCGAGTCGACGGCTGCTCTCGATCGCCGCCGACGGCGGCGAGCCAGCCGTCCGCGTCTGGACGCCACACCGGCAGGTCGCCTTCGGTCGTCGGGACGCTTGTCTCGAAAGGTACGATCACGCCCGCGAGGCCGCACGCGGGAGAGGGTTTTCGCCGCTCGAGCGCGATGTCGGGGGGAGAGCGGTCGCCTACGACGGAACGACGACGCTGGCGTTCGCTCGCGCCGAACCGATCGCGGATATCCGGGCCGGAACGACCGAGCGCTACGAGCGGGCCACGGCCGATCTCGAGCGAGCACTCGACACGCTGGGCCTCGAGCCGACTCGAGGCGAACCCGACGACTCGTTCTGTCCCGGAACGCACTCGCTGTCGGTGGTGGACGCGAGCACCGGCGGGCGGCGACGGCGGAAGATCGTCGGCATCGCCCAGCGCGTCCGGCGGGGCGCTGCCCTCGTCGCCGGCGTCGTCCTCGTCGCGAACCGCGAGGAACTCGCGGGCGTGCTCGAGCCGGTCTACGACGCGCTCGGGGTGCCCCTCGAGCCGGCGTCGATAGGGACTATCGCGGATGCGGGCGGCCCCGCCGATCCGGCGAAGGTTCGGACCGTGATCGAGGACGCGCTGGTCGGCGACGCGACGGCCGTTTCGCTCGAGGGCGTCGGTGACGGAGACGAGAGGTGCCACTGAAAGTCAGTGGCTGAAAGACTGACGGTGAGTACAGGGTAACGACGTTTCACTCCGGGCTGACCAACCTACGTGCGGTGGCGCGCGCTGGGTCGCGGCGAACCGACAGTGAGCCGCGACCCGATTCTGCGCGAGGGATGAGTGAGCGAGTACAGCGAGCGAACGAATCGGCTGGGGAGGGCGTGGCGATTCCCTGGTGCCACGATAGCAGGACACTTCTTTCATCGAACTCACTACTGAGCATCCCGCTCAGCAAACTCCTGTAGTGAGCGACAGAACCGGCCGCGACGAGCGTGATCTCCACTCGAGCGAAGCGTTTTGAACGCGGCGGCCCGAGACGTGCCCGATGACACGACTGGTCGAACTCGAGGAGAGCGGGCCACGCAGACTCGAGCCGTCCGATATCGACGACGAAAAGGGGGATATCGCGGTCTGTCAGTGTGGACTGTCGGACTCGTTTCCGTTCTGTGACGGGAGCCATCGGGCGACGCGCGACGAGGACGACGACGCGACCTACGTCTACGAGGACGGCGAGCGCCGGGAAGTCGAACGGGTCGTGACGGTCGACGAAAGCGATGGGTAACGCTCCGTCGATCGACCCAAAAACCGAACTCGCGGTCCGTCACTCGAGTAACCGAGGCCCTCACATCGAACGCGCGGAGTTACAGACGACCAGCGCGCTGCTCGCGGCCATCGCGACGGCGGCGAACAGCGGGTTCAGGAGGCCGGCGACCGCCAGCGGGATCGCGACCGCGTTGTAGGCGAAGGCCCAGCCGAGGTTCTGGCGGATCCGCCGATGGGTGCTCGTCGCGATGTCGAACGTCTCCGCGACGGCCGTGAGATCGTCGCCGACGATCACCGCGTCGGCCGCGTCGGTCGCGAGCCGGGTCCCGCCGCCCATCGCGATCCCGACATCTGCGGCGGCCAGCGCGGGCGCGTCGTTGCTCCCGTCGCCGACCATCGCGACCGTTCCTCGAGCCCGAAGCCGGTCGACCGTTTCGGCCTTCGCTTCCGGCGGCACGCCGGCGAAGACCTCGTCGACGCCCTCGAGCGAGCGGAAGGCCTCGGTCGCCGGCCCCTCGTCACCGGTGAGGACGACGACCTCGCGCCCGTCGGCGAGCGTCTCGAGCGCGTCGTCCAGTTCCTCGCGGGGCGAGTCCCCGACGACGATCAGCCCGCGAGCCCGATCGTCCCAGCCGACGACGACGGGAACGCGACCGGCCGCGCGAGCGTCGTCGATCCGCGGCTCGAGGGCGTCGGGAACCGCGAGCCCGCGCTCCCGGAGGAAGTCGGGGTGGCCGACGACGACGCGCTCGCCGTCGACGAGGCCGCTGACGCCGCGGTCGGCGTGCTCGAATTCCTCGACGGCGCTGTTCGCGACGGTGTCGCTCGCCGCGCGGTCGGCCGCGGCGTCGGCCACGGCTTGCGCGATCGGATGCTCGGAGAGCGCTTCGACCGCGCCGGCGCGCCGGAGCAGTTCGTCGGCGTTCCGGTCACTCACACCTCCGTTGCCGCCGTCGGTCGCGCGAACGCCCTCGTCATCATCGTCGATCGCGTGAGCCCCTCCGTCGCCGTCGTCGACGGTGTGAACGCTCTCGACGGCCATCGTCCCCGTCGTGAGCGTTCCCGTCTTGTCGAGGACGACCACGTCGATGTCTGGCGCGTCCTCGAAGATCGTCTCCGCGGCGACGACGATACCCCGCTCGGCGGCGGTCTGAACGCCCGCGGCGATCGCCAGCGGGGTCGCGAGCCCGAGCGCGCACGGACAGGAGACGATCACGACCGTCAGCCCGAGCAACAATGCAGTCGACGCGCTCGAGCCGGTCGCGAGCGAGACGGCGGCCGTCCCGACGGCGAGGACGACCACCAGCGGAACGAAGACGGTCGCGAGTTTGTCAGCGAGCCGCTGGACGCCCGGCCGCGAACTCTGAATCGACCAGAGCAGGGAGACGAGCCGATCGAGAGTGCTCTCGGCCTCGTCGCCGACCGCGATGACGATCGGGGCGTCGGTGACGACGGTGCCGCCGCGGACGAAATCACCCGCACGCTTCCCGACGGGCAGGGATTCGCCGGTGATCAGCGACTCGTCGACGGCGGCGGATCCCTCTCGGATCTCGCCGTCGAGGGGAACCCGCTCGCCGGGTCGGACGAGGAGCCGGTCGCCGGGCTCGATGGCCTCGAGCGGGACGGTCTCGCCGCTCTCGAGGCGGGCCTCGTCGACCTGCTGCTCGGTCAGTTCGGCGAGCAGTCCGGTCGCGCGGCGCTTGACCGACGTCTCGTAGTGGGTGCCCGCGGTGACGACGAGGACGATTGCGACGGTGACATCGAAGTAGAGGTGGCTGTGACCGAGCAGTACGGCGACTGCGCTGTAGCCGTACGAGCCGAGCGCGGCCGTCGCCACGAGCAGGTCCATGTTCGGCCGACCCGCCCGGAGGCTGACGAACGCGCCCCGGAGGATCGGATAGCCGGTGTAGAAGAGGATGAACGACGTGAACAGCCAGATGTTCGCCGAGAGAAAGGCGGTCTCGTAGCCGCCGAAGTCGGCGACCGGCTCGAGGCCGAAGTAGGTCGGGTAGAGGAACAGGACGTACCACACCATGACCATCATCCCGAAGAAGCCGCCCAGCAAGAGCGGGGCGAGGCCGTCGTCGGCTCCCGCGTCACCGTCGGCGGCCGATCGATCGGCCGCGGTGTAGCCGTAGCCGGAGACGAGATCGGGAAGGTCGTCGGCTGCGAGCCGGTCGGGATCGTAGACGAGCCGGATCGTGTCCGTCGCGTAGCTCGCCGTCGCGCCGAGAACACCCGGTTCGCGCTCGGCGGTCGTCTCGAGGAAGGCCTCGCACGTCGAGCAGTGCATGCCATCGACCGCGAGGAAGGCGTCCTCGCCGTCGAGGTCGTCGAGATTGCGGTCGCGATCGCGGTCGTCCCCGACCCGGTCTCGCTGGTCGAGCCTCGATTGCACCGCCGACTCGTCCGGTGCATCGTCCGCTCGCTCGAGGGTTCGGTGGACCTCGAGACAGCCCCGACAGCAAAAGGTTCCGTTCACGTCGGAGGCAACGATCGGCTCCGCGGGAGTCGGCAGGTCACAGAGGTCGCAGGTGTCGGTGTCAGCGTCGGTACCGGCGCTCGGTTCGCCGGCCGCGCTCGAGCCGTCGGTCTCCGTTGTGGATCCGGACGAGCGCTCGGTCGGCGGTGAGTCCTGTGCCATCGTTAGAACAGTGGGGTGTACGGCAGCGGCAGGTGCGGGAGGTGGATTCCGTACAGCATCAGCCCGTGCGAGAGGGGGATGTAGCCGAGAACGATGAACGCTGCGCCCAGGCCGCGGTGGAGCCGAACGCGCGTCTCGGCGCCGATCGTGGTCATGACGGTGCCGTAGGCGAACAGCGTAGGGATCGTCCCGAGTCCGAGGACGCCCAGCGAGAGTGCTCCGCGCGTCGGCGAGCCGAGCGAGAACGCGTAGAGGTAGGCCGGGTAGATGATCGGACACGGCATGAGCCCGTGGACCGCGCCGAGCGCCACGATCCCCGGCGACGTCGCGAGTCGATCGACCCGACTCGAGAGCAGCCCCGAGAGGCGGCGGAACAGCGCGCCGACGACGGGGAGGTCGTGGCCGGGGACGGCAGTCCGCCCGCGCACGTAGTAGAGCCCGCTCGCGATGATCGCGATTCCGACGAGGATCCCCGTCGCGCCCCTGACGCCATCGCCGACCGCGGCGACGGCCTCGCTCGAGGCGATCGTGACCGCGCCCAGCAGGCCGAACAGGCCGCCGATGGCCGCGTAACTGGCCGTTCGACCGAGGTTGAACAGGGCGTGCTGGCGCACCTCGTAGCCAGTGAGCGTATCGTCGCGGCGCTTGTCGCTCGCGGCACCGATTCGGTCGGCGTAGGTCGTCACAAGCGGCCCGCACATTCCCAGGCAGTGTGCACCCGCGAGGAGTCCGACGACGAAGAGCACGAGCAGGTTTACACGCTCGAGTCCGGTCCCCGCTCCCGTGGCTTCGATCAGCGGAGGGACGGCCGAAAGCCGGCCGTATTCGAGTGGCGCGCCGAGTACGGGGGCGGTCGATGCGACTGACATGATATCACGAACGGTTACGAACGGTTACGGGCAGAGCCGTCACGATCGGTCACGAGCGGTGTCGATACGCGTGCGAGGGTTACGAGTGGTCACGAGCGGTATCGGTTCGAGTACAACGGGTGTCATCCGGCGGGACGAATCAACCGGCTGTGCCGTTTCCGTCGCCACCGTGGTCGTGTCCGTGGCCGTCGCCGTGCGTTCCCTCGACCGGCGACATCGCGAGGTACAGCGAGCCAATGATGAGAACTACGTTAACCGCGCTGACGACACCGGCAAGTCCCGAGTCGGTAACACCGTAGATAAGTACCGGGACGATCGCGAGCAGCCCCGCGGTCGCCGCGAGTCGGGGCGTGACTGTCTCGAGGGCCATACCGGTACTGGGAACGACTGACGTTTAATACCCCCTGCTATTTTCACGGTTCGGGAATAACGGCTGGCCGTAAGTCACCCCCTTACCCTACTCATCCGTATGAGCTCTCAAACACACCAACAGGATTCTGGAACGCATCAACAGGATCCCGAACACGTTCGCACGATCGGTCACGACGAGTATGATCCGATCGGGACGCTGATCCTGATCGCGATCTACTTCGTGATACTGGTATTGCTGTGGCTGTTCATGTATTTCGTCGAGTTTCTCGGAAACGGCCCGACCGTGATCGGCGCGCTCCTCACGGTGGTGGGGCTGGCATGAACATTCACACCTACGAGAAGGTCTGGCTGGTCGCGTCGATGGTGTTGATCGTCGGCTTCATCGCGACGATCACGTACGGCGCGATCGGCCCCGGCATCGCGATGATAAACGACGAGGGCGGTGACATCAGTCCGGACGCTATCGCCGACGACGAGCGGTTCGACGACCCCGGCGTCGAACACGTCGGCGGCAACGAGTACGAGGTGGCCGTCATCGCGCAGGCGTGGTCGTACTCACCGAGCGAGATCGAAGTGCCGGCCAATAGCGAGGTCACGTTTTACGTCACGAGCCTGGACGTGACACACAGCTTCTCCGTCGTCGGGACGAACGTCAACACGATGGTCGTCCCCGGACAGGTCTCGGAGATGACAGTCCAGTTCGACGAACCGGGGGAGTACGGCATTCTCTGTAACGAGTACTGCGGGGAGTTCCACCACACGATGGAGGGGAAACTGAACGTCGTCCCCGAAGACGAGTTCGACCTGACCGAGCTGTCCGTCGAGGCCCCCGACGAGGTCGCGGCGGGTAACGAGACAACGATCAACGCGACCGTGTCAAACGGGATGCAAACCGACCTCGAGACGACCGCGACCCTCGAGATCGGCGACCAGACGGACGAGCGCGATGTGACGGTCTCGGGCGACAGTAGCGAGACCGTCGAGTTCCCGGTCGACACCGCCGAACTGGAGCCAGGCGAGTACGACTGGACGGTCACCGTCGACGGCTACGAGGAGACCGGAACGCTCTCGATCACCGACGCGACCGCCGGCGGTGACGGCGGTTCCGACGGAGGTGACGGCGATGCGTAACGCCTACGTCGACCAGTTCCCGACCGAAGCGCGCGTGATCAAGGCGGCGTTCTGGAGCTCCTTCATCGCGCTGGCGATCGGCGGCTCGCTCGGCCTCGTGCAGGCGCTCCACCGGACGGACGTCTTCCGGTTCCTCGAGTCGCCGGACTACTATACCGTCCTGACCGCCCACGGCGTCTTGCTGGCGATCTCGTTCACGATCTTCTTCCTCGTAGGAGTCTTTACCTGGGCGGTGACGACCAGCCTCGATCGCGGTGTCGAAGACATTCGATTCACGTGGGGCTGGTACGCCATGATGGTGGTCGGAACGGTGCTGGTCGGCGTCACGATCTTCGCCGGATTCCTCGAGGAACCGCCCGTGGTTCTCGGCTCGGAACTGTACGCGGACGTCCTCTTTACGTTCTACGCGCCGCTGCAGGCACACCCCTTCTTTTACATCGGGCTGGTGCTGTTCGTCGTCGGCTCTTGGCTCGCCGGGGTCGACTGGTTCCGAACGTGGTGGGCCTGGCGGAGCGAGAACCCCGACGAACGGATCCCGCTCCCGACGTTCATGGTGTTGACGACGACGCTGTTCTGGTACATCTGTACGCTTGGCGTCGCGCTGTCGATACTCGTCTTCTTGCTGCCGTGGTCGCTGGGGCTCGTCGACTCCGTCAATCCGCTGTTGACCAGAACGCTGTTCTGGTACTTCGGACACGCCGTCGTCTACTTCTGGCTCATGCCGACGTACATCCTGTGGTACACGATGTTGCCGAAGTTCTCCGGCGGCAAACTGTTCAGCGACCCGCTCGCACGCGTCGTCTTCGTGCTGTTCCTGTTGCTCTCGACGCCGCTGGGCATTCACCACCAGTACCTGGATCCGGGCATCGCTGAAGGGTTCAAGTTCATCGCGATGACGAACACGATGTTCCTCCTCCTGCCGAGTCTGCTCACCGCCTTTACCGTCGTCGCCAGCATGGAACACGGTGCGCGCCAGCGCGGCGGCGAGGGCTACGTCGGCTGGCTCACGGCGCTGCCCTGGCGCGATCCGATCTTTACCGGCATGGCGCTCGCTGGGCTGATGTTCGCCGCGGCCGGCTTCTCCGGCATGATCAACGCGGGGATGAACATCAACTACCTCGTCCACAACACGTGGTGGGTCGTCGGCCACTTCCATCTGACCGTCGGCACCGCCGTTGCGTTGACCTTCATGGCGTCCGCCTACTGGTTCATTCCGCAGTTGACCGGTAAGGAGCTCTGGAACCGCTCGGTCGCGCTGGGGCAGGTACTGCTCTGGTTTATCGGAATGACGTTCATGTCGAACGCGATGCACCGATCCGGGCTGTTCGGAATGCCCCGCCGGACCGCCGAACCGCAGTACCAGGGCTTCGAGTTCGAGCCCGCCGTGGGCACCGTCGGCGAGATCAACGCGCAGGTCGCCCTCGGCGCGGTGTTACTGACCGTGTCGCTGGCCCTGTTCCTCCTGAACATGGTCATGACCTCGTTCAACGAGACCAGCGACGCGATCCCCGACAACACCTTTGCCGGCACGCTCTCGGGCCCCGAGGACTCGCCGGCCATCCTCGACAACCTCGCGCTCTGGACCGCGATCGCCGTCGTCCTCGTGATCTTCGCGTACACGCTCCCGCTGGCGAGCATCATCGACGGGAGCGGTCTGTTCGGCTCCGATATCGACGGCTTCCAGCTCGGCATCGAGACCGGTCGCGCACTCGTCCTCGAGTCCATCCGGGAGGTGGTCCCCTAGATGCGCATCTCGAAGGGCGCGCTGTTGGTCGTTATCGCCGTCCTCGTGCCAGTTATCGTCGAGCTCCGAACGGCCCTCTCGTGG is a window encoding:
- a CDS encoding cytochrome c oxidase subunit II, encoding MNIHTYEKVWLVASMVLIVGFIATITYGAIGPGIAMINDEGGDISPDAIADDERFDDPGVEHVGGNEYEVAVIAQAWSYSPSEIEVPANSEVTFYVTSLDVTHSFSVVGTNVNTMVVPGQVSEMTVQFDEPGEYGILCNEYCGEFHHTMEGKLNVVPEDEFDLTELSVEAPDEVAAGNETTINATVSNGMQTDLETTATLEIGDQTDERDVTVSGDSSETVEFPVDTAELEPGEYDWTVTVDGYEETGTLSITDATAGGDGGSDGGDGDA
- a CDS encoding CDGSH iron-sulfur domain-containing protein, with protein sequence MTRLVELEESGPRRLEPSDIDDEKGDIAVCQCGLSDSFPFCDGSHRATRDEDDDATYVYEDGERREVERVVTVDESDG
- a CDS encoding cytochrome-ba3 oxidase subunit, translated to MALETVTPRLAATAGLLAIVPVLIYGVTDSGLAGVVSAVNVVLIIGSLYLAMSPVEGTHGDGHGHDHGGDGNGTAG
- a CDS encoding b(o/a)3-type cytochrome-c oxidase subunit 1, translated to MRNAYVDQFPTEARVIKAAFWSSFIALAIGGSLGLVQALHRTDVFRFLESPDYYTVLTAHGVLLAISFTIFFLVGVFTWAVTTSLDRGVEDIRFTWGWYAMMVVGTVLVGVTIFAGFLEEPPVVLGSELYADVLFTFYAPLQAHPFFYIGLVLFVVGSWLAGVDWFRTWWAWRSENPDERIPLPTFMVLTTTLFWYICTLGVALSILVFLLPWSLGLVDSVNPLLTRTLFWYFGHAVVYFWLMPTYILWYTMLPKFSGGKLFSDPLARVVFVLFLLLSTPLGIHHQYLDPGIAEGFKFIAMTNTMFLLLPSLLTAFTVVASMEHGARQRGGEGYVGWLTALPWRDPIFTGMALAGLMFAAAGFSGMINAGMNINYLVHNTWWVVGHFHLTVGTAVALTFMASAYWFIPQLTGKELWNRSVALGQVLLWFIGMTFMSNAMHRSGLFGMPRRTAEPQYQGFEFEPAVGTVGEINAQVALGAVLLTVSLALFLLNMVMTSFNETSDAIPDNTFAGTLSGPEDSPAILDNLALWTAIAVVLVIFAYTLPLASIIDGSGLFGSDIDGFQLGIETGRALVLESIREVVP
- a CDS encoding cation-translocating P-type ATPase, with product MAQDSPPTERSSGSTTETDGSSAAGEPSAGTDADTDTCDLCDLPTPAEPIVASDVNGTFCCRGCLEVHRTLERADDAPDESAVQSRLDQRDRVGDDRDRDRNLDDLDGEDAFLAVDGMHCSTCEAFLETTAEREPGVLGATASYATDTIRLVYDPDRLAADDLPDLVSGYGYTAADRSAADGDAGADDGLAPLLLGGFFGMMVMVWYVLFLYPTYFGLEPVADFGGYETAFLSANIWLFTSFILFYTGYPILRGAFVSLRAGRPNMDLLVATAALGSYGYSAVAVLLGHSHLYFDVTVAIVLVVTAGTHYETSVKRRATGLLAELTEQQVDEARLESGETVPLEAIEPGDRLLVRPGERVPLDGEIREGSAAVDESLITGESLPVGKRAGDFVRGGTVVTDAPIVIAVGDEAESTLDRLVSLLWSIQSSRPGVQRLADKLATVFVPLVVVLAVGTAAVSLATGSSASTALLLGLTVVIVSCPCALGLATPLAIAAGVQTAAERGIVVAAETIFEDAPDIDVVVLDKTGTLTTGTMAVESVHTVDDGDGGAHAIDDDDEGVRATDGGNGGVSDRNADELLRRAGAVEALSEHPIAQAVADAAADRAASDTVANSAVEEFEHADRGVSGLVDGERVVVGHPDFLRERGLAVPDALEPRIDDARAAGRVPVVVGWDDRARGLIVVGDSPREELDDALETLADGREVVVLTGDEGPATEAFRSLEGVDEVFAGVPPEAKAETVDRLRARGTVAMVGDGSNDAPALAAADVGIAMGGGTRLATDAADAVIVGDDLTAVAETFDIATSTHRRIRQNLGWAFAYNAVAIPLAVAGLLNPLFAAVAMAASSALVVCNSARSM
- a CDS encoding lipoate--protein ligase family protein; its protein translation is MRVVRGRRDTLAADRDASRRLLSIAADGGEPAVRVWTPHRQVAFGRRDACLERYDHAREAARGRGFSPLERDVGGRAVAYDGTTTLAFARAEPIADIRAGTTERYERATADLERALDTLGLEPTRGEPDDSFCPGTHSLSVVDASTGGRRRRKIVGIAQRVRRGAALVAGVVLVANREELAGVLEPVYDALGVPLEPASIGTIADAGGPADPAKVRTVIEDALVGDATAVSLEGVGDGDERCH
- a CDS encoding sulfite exporter TauE/SafE family protein, producing the protein MSVASTAPVLGAPLEYGRLSAVPPLIEATGAGTGLERVNLLVLFVVGLLAGAHCLGMCGPLVTTYADRIGAASDKRRDDTLTGYEVRQHALFNLGRTASYAAIGGLFGLLGAVTIASSEAVAAVGDGVRGATGILVGIAIIASGLYYVRGRTAVPGHDLPVVGALFRRLSGLLSSRVDRLATSPGIVALGAVHGLMPCPIIYPAYLYAFSLGSPTRGALSLGVLGLGTIPTLFAYGTVMTTIGAETRVRLHRGLGAAFIVLGYIPLSHGLMLYGIHLPHLPLPYTPLF
- a CDS encoding PaaI family thioesterase; translation: MTDGAPTMDAVDEFDDPEAMLQYFLEENQEFLSWLGTTVDNVGEGTMTMSIPYDEKLTNTRPNAAPDEQADLHGGVAATLIDTVGGLSLRTAMDDPFGTRIATINLNVNYLRPATGDLVATADVIRVGGSVGVSEITVESTAPDGETKAVAIGQGAYRVFRENST